A single genomic interval of uncultured Sphaerochaeta sp. harbors:
- the amrB gene encoding AmmeMemoRadiSam system protein B, protein MSMLDSYHHMIFYPEDQETLSLATAKREAKVYLRSLPSAILVPHAAYQFSLEALHRSFSVAGRLKPSLIVFLGPLHQEVLEADAPSFLFTSSMEGISIAGVEHRFATTLIKELTASHAPFFTQEDSYLVEEPALELTLPMIHSYFPDVPVLPILASSCTSEQIQTYQKVLESVLRQEKNVLFIVSANANALLPSPQAEEDARTFISRLRTGVSLLENRRGERISSCNSSSLEALRKLTVLSGNWTMGGYFGKQGEQPEIKDYNDMKEKHVWHISAYQGETNA, encoded by the coding sequence AAGAGAGAGGCGAAAGTGTATCTACGCTCTCTTCCCTCTGCAATTCTTGTACCTCATGCGGCCTACCAGTTTTCGCTGGAGGCTCTGCATAGGAGCTTTTCAGTGGCAGGGAGGCTGAAGCCCTCCTTAATAGTTTTCCTTGGGCCCTTGCACCAGGAAGTGCTGGAAGCAGATGCTCCATCTTTCCTGTTCACCAGCAGTATGGAAGGTATATCCATAGCCGGTGTGGAACATCGCTTTGCAACTACCTTGATCAAGGAGCTCACTGCCTCCCATGCTCCTTTCTTCACCCAGGAAGACAGTTACCTGGTAGAGGAGCCTGCTCTTGAGCTGACGCTTCCCATGATTCACAGCTACTTCCCTGATGTTCCGGTACTTCCCATTCTTGCTTCCTCATGTACCAGTGAACAAATACAGACCTATCAAAAGGTTCTTGAGTCTGTCTTAAGGCAAGAGAAGAATGTGCTGTTCATCGTTTCGGCCAATGCAAATGCCCTACTGCCATCCCCGCAAGCGGAGGAAGATGCAAGGACTTTCATTTCCCGTCTTAGGACAGGTGTGAGCCTCCTGGAAAACAGGAGAGGAGAGAGGATAAGCAGCTGCAATAGCTCGAGCTTGGAAGCACTACGCAAGCTGACCGTTCTCTCTGGGAACTGGACAATGGGTGGATACTTTGGCAAGCAAGGTGAACAACCAGAGATCAAGGATTATAACGATATGAAGGAAAAACATGTTTGGCACATCAGTGCATATCAAGGAGAAACGAATGCATAA
- the miaA gene encoding tRNA (adenosine(37)-N6)-dimethylallyltransferase MiaA, translated as MKSISKSLTSSTAFSRIIFLFGPTGVGKTELLLDLDPQRFSVINADSIQVYRHLDIGSAKASKEVQNAITHHLIDVQDPWEQFSVGDFITYADEACEKIHREGKIPVISGGTAYYFKHFLYGLSEAPPSDDSIRAQVSAEIEAKGNEWAYKRLGEVDPISAERIHPSDMYRVSRALEVYEASGKPLSSFSLPTAARNGMQPLVIGLVRDSALLRSRLSLRIKMMFDEGLEDEIRSLLRMGAESSWPGLQGIGYKEFFQAMEHGEWSRSIIADQIERNSRFYAKRQMTFFKSFSEVMWMDPADKGSILTEIEQYCCS; from the coding sequence GTGAAATCCATTTCGAAGAGTCTGACGAGTAGCACAGCTTTCAGCCGCATTATTTTTCTCTTCGGTCCCACTGGGGTCGGAAAAACAGAACTTCTGCTGGATCTCGATCCGCAGAGGTTTTCTGTTATCAACGCAGACTCCATCCAAGTCTACCGGCATCTGGACATAGGTTCGGCAAAGGCTTCCAAGGAAGTACAGAATGCGATAACTCACCATCTCATTGATGTGCAGGACCCATGGGAGCAGTTCAGTGTAGGGGATTTCATCACCTATGCAGATGAGGCATGTGAGAAGATCCACCGGGAAGGGAAAATCCCCGTCATCAGTGGTGGAACCGCCTATTACTTCAAACATTTTCTCTACGGCCTCAGTGAGGCCCCTCCCAGTGATGATTCCATTCGAGCCCAAGTATCTGCAGAGATTGAAGCAAAGGGAAATGAGTGGGCTTATAAGCGTCTTGGTGAGGTGGACCCCATCTCTGCCGAGCGAATTCATCCCAGTGACATGTACCGGGTAAGTAGGGCCTTGGAAGTCTATGAGGCAAGTGGTAAACCCCTGAGCAGCTTTTCTCTCCCCACCGCTGCCAGAAATGGTATGCAGCCTCTGGTTATTGGCCTGGTGCGTGATAGCGCTCTTCTCCGCAGTAGGCTTAGCCTGAGGATCAAGATGATGTTCGACGAGGGCCTGGAGGATGAGATTCGTTCCCTTTTAAGGATGGGAGCTGAAAGTTCCTGGCCAGGATTGCAAGGTATTGGCTACAAGGAATTCTTTCAGGCAATGGAACATGGCGAGTGGTCCCGTTCCATCATTGCCGACCAGATAGAGAGAAACAGCCGCTTCTATGCGAAGCGGCAGATGACATTTTTCAAGAGCTTTTCAGAAGTAATGTGGATGGATCCTGCTGATAAGGGTTCAATACTTACTGAGATTGAGCAGTATTGCTGTTCTTGA
- a CDS encoding (d)CMP kinase: MRIAISGKSGCGNTTVSSKVAQALGFEMINFTFRNLSEEKGIDFWQFCKLAEQSDEYDLEVDRRQVEMALARENCVLGSRLAIWMLKEADLKIYLTATTEERARRITEREGGSYENRLEQTKMRDANDSARYLRLYGINNSDTSVADLVIDTTELQSDEVAKIIIEEARKRETQ, from the coding sequence GTGCGTATAGCAATCAGTGGAAAAAGCGGCTGTGGGAATACCACGGTTTCCAGCAAGGTAGCCCAAGCATTGGGCTTTGAGATGATAAACTTCACATTCCGAAACCTCAGTGAGGAGAAGGGAATTGATTTCTGGCAGTTCTGCAAGCTGGCTGAACAGAGTGATGAGTATGACCTGGAGGTAGACCGCCGACAGGTGGAGATGGCACTTGCAAGAGAAAATTGCGTGCTGGGTAGTCGTCTGGCCATCTGGATGCTCAAGGAAGCTGACTTGAAAATCTATCTTACTGCCACTACAGAGGAGCGGGCAAGACGTATTACCGAGCGCGAAGGCGGTTCCTATGAGAATCGTCTCGAGCAGACAAAGATGCGTGATGCCAATGACAGTGCCCGTTATCTCAGGCTCTATGGCATTAACAACAGCGACACATCAGTCGCCGACCTGGTGATTGATACCACCGAGTTGCAATCGGATGAAGTGGCAAAAATCATCATAGAAGAGGCAAGGAAGCGTGAAACACAGTAA
- a CDS encoding YicC/YloC family endoribonuclease, translated as MNSMTGYGFSESVCEKFQLAVELKSYNNRYLDINHNIPYYLSPFEIEIDNRVKAVAKRGHVEVNIRVKNLVSDVRLTVDPTAVKQYTDAFAQIAALSAKALKPQLSDYLGSDGVLSSVTESDSEQYRLLLFSTLEEALSQLAESKQREGNSTKADLKRLGEVIQAGLDVVSSHADELEALVKTNLRSRFEEMLGDQNYDENRILSEVAVMLVKYSVSEEIKRLSIHLKEYFSLLEDKDPVGKRLDFLCQEMNREINTIGSKSQMVALNIQVVRMKDGLENIREQVRNIE; from the coding sequence ATGAACAGCATGACAGGATACGGATTTTCTGAATCCGTGTGCGAGAAATTCCAACTCGCGGTCGAGTTGAAGTCATACAACAACCGATATCTCGATATCAATCATAATATACCTTACTACCTCTCTCCCTTTGAGATTGAGATCGACAATAGGGTGAAAGCCGTTGCAAAACGTGGTCATGTTGAGGTGAATATCCGGGTCAAGAATCTGGTCAGTGATGTCCGTCTTACGGTCGACCCTACAGCTGTCAAGCAATACACCGATGCATTTGCTCAAATTGCTGCACTCTCTGCCAAGGCTCTCAAACCCCAGCTCTCGGACTATCTTGGTAGTGATGGGGTTCTCTCCAGTGTAACCGAGAGTGATAGTGAGCAATACCGGCTCCTGCTTTTCTCCACTTTGGAAGAGGCACTCAGCCAACTTGCAGAGAGCAAGCAACGGGAAGGTAATTCCACCAAAGCTGATCTGAAAAGGTTGGGAGAGGTTATCCAGGCAGGATTGGATGTAGTAAGCAGTCATGCCGATGAACTGGAAGCGTTGGTCAAGACAAACCTTAGAAGTCGTTTCGAGGAGATGCTGGGAGACCAGAACTATGATGAAAACCGCATTCTCAGTGAAGTTGCAGTAATGCTGGTCAAGTATTCAGTGAGTGAGGAGATCAAGCGTCTTTCCATCCACCTGAAGGAGTATTTCTCGCTTCTGGAAGATAAAGATCCGGTTGGCAAGCGTCTCGATTTTCTCTGCCAGGAGATGAATCGTGAGATAAACACCATTGGAAGCAAGAGCCAGATGGTTGCATTGAACATCCAAGTGGTCAGGATGAAAGATGGATTGGAAAATATCCGCGAGCAAGTCCGTAATATCGAGTAA
- a CDS encoding Mur ligase domain-containing protein: MQIMGTHLFLVGIKGTGMSSLALLLQHWGFSVCGCDTPEIFSSDAVLNDAGIVVYEGFEASLLPPDTDGVIFSSAYSESLPILQEARKRSIPLYSYPQYLAYLSRQQDSYAVAGTHGKTTTCSVATHLLKHACDGRFPFYAIYGAPQEDVAGGRECALFEACEYQDHFHSYKLRGVLITSVEYDHPDYFSSKEHVMRSFETLVDNLMGGGFLIYCSDDPGASAIGSYAMKTRPDLTILNYGFSSDGPFRIEEGTGDSYRLALLKDLSFSLTSKAKALVDDHVGALVLSLAMLLDRSEPKLYVEDKGLITDEVLPTLASLFLPHLASYQGCKGRTEELFRDGEVIYLDDYAHHPSEIKTSLEEIRLRYPGYPLLVIFSAHTASRTTALLNQFSAALAQSDQLILQSTYASARKDGSDTDDPALILFSLLRKSIGDGVAYAPSDEAAIEIAAAWLQERWLCITMGAGNNRYLGPKIAERRRSHQ, from the coding sequence ATGCAGATAATGGGAACTCACTTGTTCTTGGTAGGCATCAAAGGGACTGGTATGTCCAGTCTGGCATTGTTGCTCCAGCACTGGGGGTTCTCTGTCTGTGGTTGCGATACTCCTGAGATTTTCAGCAGTGATGCTGTGCTCAACGATGCAGGTATTGTTGTATACGAAGGGTTTGAGGCGTCATTGCTCCCTCCTGATACAGACGGGGTGATTTTCAGCAGCGCCTACAGTGAATCGCTTCCGATTCTCCAAGAAGCGCGTAAACGTTCCATCCCCCTCTATTCCTATCCCCAATACCTTGCATATCTCAGCAGACAACAGGATAGCTATGCTGTTGCTGGAACACACGGCAAGACAACCACCTGTTCGGTTGCAACCCATCTGCTCAAGCATGCATGTGATGGGCGATTCCCCTTTTATGCTATCTACGGAGCCCCACAGGAAGATGTGGCAGGGGGAAGGGAGTGTGCACTCTTTGAAGCGTGTGAGTACCAGGACCACTTTCACTCCTACAAGCTTCGTGGTGTGTTGATCACCTCTGTGGAGTACGACCACCCTGACTATTTCTCTTCCAAGGAACATGTCATGAGAAGCTTTGAGACCCTTGTCGATAACCTGATGGGTGGTGGCTTCCTGATCTATTGCAGTGATGATCCTGGGGCAAGTGCAATTGGCTCCTATGCAATGAAAACACGCCCTGATCTGACTATACTCAACTATGGATTTTCCTCAGACGGGCCCTTCAGGATAGAGGAGGGAACAGGCGATTCGTATAGGCTTGCCTTGCTTAAGGATCTCTCCTTTTCCCTAACCAGCAAAGCGAAAGCACTGGTAGATGACCATGTAGGAGCATTGGTGCTCTCCCTTGCCATGCTGCTTGACCGAAGCGAGCCCAAGCTCTATGTAGAAGACAAGGGACTTATCACTGATGAGGTACTGCCCACCCTTGCCTCTCTTTTCTTGCCTCATCTTGCCAGTTATCAAGGATGCAAGGGAAGGACGGAGGAGCTGTTCAGAGATGGGGAAGTCATCTACCTCGATGACTATGCCCATCATCCCAGTGAGATCAAGACCTCCCTTGAAGAGATTCGTCTTCGCTATCCTGGATATCCACTTTTAGTGATCTTCTCTGCACACACGGCAAGCAGGACCACTGCATTGCTGAATCAATTTTCTGCTGCGCTTGCCCAAAGCGACCAGCTTATCCTCCAGAGTACCTATGCATCAGCCAGAAAAGATGGTTCAGATACTGACGATCCTGCCTTGATATTGTTCTCCCTGCTCAGGAAATCCATTGGAGATGGGGTTGCCTATGCTCCAAGTGATGAAGCAGCTATAGAGATTGCAGCCGCTTGGTTGCAAGAGCGATGGTTGTGTATTACCATGGGTGCTGGTAATAATCGGTACCTGGGACCGAAGATTGCCGAAAGGCGAAGGAGTCACCAATGA
- the murE gene encoding UDP-N-acetylmuramyl-tripeptide synthetase translates to MKTLRTLLNAIGINDTSVPDTQTIDQICQHSGMCKPHSVFFAFRGLRTDGSNYINDAIDNGAVCIIAEETNIRPRLPASVHYYTAKHPHTAFALMCSAFYDYPQKKLSIIGVSGTDGKSTTSDYLYQILQRQGIKTGLLTTVNMDDGSGKQDSPFRQSTPEADQLQEFLYRCTQSGATHVVLECTSHALSKTFDRLGGIEFSAAIITKVTSEHLEFHHSLEEYTNAKVNLVRALKENGILVSSTDNARISAFTEALSPTQHAIILGQDVPMRIEFMGYQGVVVEILGKRIHTPLLLPSLATNSLLAVFCAAHLVGKPAEDLLDLIELIEPVKGRMQLIENTLGVRAIIDFAHTEDAYEGIFFFAKRTSEGGDLIAVFGSAGERDTTKRSPMGKIANRYCSTIILTEEDPRYEGNQAIFSDLRFLMHNPSCNVLEIENRREAIRKAVSLAQTGDTLLFLGKGHEKTIERDSGKIPWDEITEVKNALRAEEQRRQCK, encoded by the coding sequence ATGAAAACGTTACGGACACTTTTAAACGCCATCGGCATCAACGATACGAGCGTTCCCGATACACAGACCATCGATCAAATTTGCCAACACTCAGGGATGTGCAAACCTCACTCAGTATTCTTTGCCTTCCGCGGCCTCAGAACTGATGGAAGCAACTATATTAACGACGCCATAGACAATGGTGCTGTATGCATCATTGCAGAGGAAACAAATATACGCCCAAGGCTCCCTGCCTCTGTTCACTACTATACAGCAAAACACCCGCATACAGCATTTGCCCTGATGTGTTCTGCCTTCTATGATTATCCACAGAAGAAACTGAGCATAATAGGAGTAAGTGGCACGGATGGGAAAAGCACCACCAGCGATTACCTCTACCAGATACTACAGAGGCAAGGTATAAAGACAGGTTTGTTGACTACCGTCAATATGGATGATGGGTCAGGAAAGCAAGATTCCCCCTTCCGCCAGAGCACACCGGAGGCAGACCAACTACAGGAGTTCCTGTATCGATGTACCCAAAGTGGAGCAACCCATGTGGTCTTGGAGTGCACCAGCCATGCACTGAGCAAGACATTTGACCGACTTGGAGGTATTGAATTCAGCGCTGCCATCATCACCAAGGTAACCAGTGAGCATCTTGAATTCCACCACAGCTTGGAGGAATACACCAATGCAAAGGTCAATCTGGTTCGTGCACTCAAAGAGAACGGAATATTGGTGAGCAGTACTGACAATGCCAGGATTAGCGCATTCACTGAAGCTCTCTCCCCTACCCAACATGCAATCATCCTTGGCCAGGATGTGCCGATGCGTATAGAATTCATGGGATACCAGGGAGTGGTAGTGGAAATCCTGGGAAAAAGAATCCACACACCATTGCTGCTTCCCAGCCTGGCAACCAACTCGCTACTTGCAGTGTTCTGTGCTGCCCATCTTGTAGGAAAGCCTGCTGAGGACCTGCTTGACCTCATCGAACTCATTGAACCGGTCAAGGGAAGAATGCAACTGATCGAGAACACACTTGGGGTACGTGCAATCATCGATTTTGCCCACACTGAAGATGCATATGAAGGTATCTTCTTCTTTGCAAAACGAACCAGTGAGGGAGGTGACCTGATTGCCGTCTTTGGTTCAGCAGGGGAACGCGATACTACCAAACGCTCTCCTATGGGAAAGATTGCAAACAGATACTGCTCGACCATTATCCTTACCGAGGAGGATCCAAGGTATGAAGGGAACCAAGCAATCTTCAGCGACCTTCGTTTCCTGATGCATAATCCCTCCTGCAACGTTCTCGAAATTGAGAATCGGAGGGAGGCAATCCGGAAAGCTGTTTCCCTTGCTCAAACAGGAGATACCCTGCTCTTCTTGGGAAAAGGACATGAGAAGACCATCGAGAGAGATTCGGGAAAAATTCCCTGGGATGAAATTACTGAAGTAAAGAATGCACTAAGAGCCGAGGAGCAAAGAAGACAATGCAAGTAG
- a CDS encoding D-alanine--D-alanine ligase has translation MQVALLYGGRSAEHEVSINSAFTIHQALLQAGYSVHLIAITIGGGWFLQQTLNREFDTTQPLNLRPGLGMYNGEEKLQIRVAFATTHGYQGEDGNLQGTCLLCNIPLCGCDTLSSAIGMHKAIASTLFSAHGIPTVPSTTIDCYQMTTLNRDLFQTICDTHGQDLFIKPENAGSSVGVKALINATYHDFLEAVEDAGRYSERVLVQQYMSSIVEVECAILRTEDGTLHVAGPGSVVDPAKEQEGFLSYAHKYGQIDTAHIRVPSGLPPAMEYRIREYARTAFLAIKADGYARVDFFVQGESIYLNEINTSPGMTALSHYPVLMASIGFDLPSVVTSLINHAIQRNREERGRCFTPPKQ, from the coding sequence ATGCAAGTAGCATTACTCTATGGGGGACGATCAGCAGAGCATGAGGTCTCCATCAACAGTGCATTCACGATTCATCAAGCGCTTCTCCAAGCTGGTTATTCGGTTCATTTGATTGCCATTACCATTGGGGGGGGATGGTTCCTGCAACAGACGCTGAATCGTGAATTTGATACAACCCAACCACTGAATCTTAGGCCAGGATTGGGTATGTATAACGGAGAAGAGAAACTCCAGATCCGAGTAGCCTTTGCAACCACCCATGGCTACCAGGGAGAGGATGGAAACCTACAGGGAACCTGCTTGCTCTGCAATATACCGCTTTGTGGGTGTGATACGCTCAGCAGTGCGATCGGCATGCATAAGGCAATCGCCTCTACCCTGTTTTCTGCCCATGGCATTCCCACAGTTCCCTCGACCACGATTGATTGCTACCAGATGACAACACTCAACCGCGATCTGTTCCAAACCATCTGTGATACCCACGGCCAGGACCTGTTTATCAAACCAGAGAATGCAGGATCGTCGGTGGGCGTGAAAGCGCTTATCAATGCGACTTATCACGATTTTCTCGAAGCTGTCGAGGATGCAGGACGATACAGCGAGCGGGTACTGGTACAGCAATACATGAGTTCCATTGTCGAGGTAGAGTGTGCCATACTGAGAACTGAAGACGGCACCCTGCATGTAGCAGGACCGGGAAGCGTCGTAGATCCGGCAAAAGAGCAAGAAGGGTTCTTGAGCTATGCCCATAAATATGGGCAGATCGATACAGCGCATATTCGTGTTCCTTCTGGATTGCCACCTGCCATGGAGTACCGAATCAGAGAGTACGCACGTACTGCGTTCTTGGCGATCAAGGCCGATGGGTATGCGAGGGTGGATTTCTTCGTCCAGGGGGAATCCATCTACCTGAATGAGATCAATACCAGCCCGGGCATGACAGCGCTTAGCCACTACCCTGTCTTGATGGCTTCGATCGGATTTGATCTACCTAGTGTGGTAACCAGCCTGATAAACCACGCAATACAACGAAACAGAGAGGAGCGAGGGCGTTGTTTCACACCGCCAAAACAATGA
- the dinB gene encoding DNA polymerase IV, translating into MSDLEPVIFHVDMDAFYAAIEVLDNPAYADTCLLIGGNSSRGVVATASYEARKYGIHSAMPMAHARRLCPHAVVVKPRMERYSQVSMQVMEILKEFSSDLQQISIDEAFLDMTGTRRLFGIPRQAGILLKERVRKKTGLTISVGIGPSRFIAKMASDYDKPDGLCRVSQGKEIAFIDAVGLQKLWGVGKVTQALLAKHHIRTTEELRSFTMDSLQSLFGKSMGHFLYLACRGIDPGIFSGESKSHSISTETTFESDISSLSILEQTLLSMSHEVMFRALEEKKIGRTVGIKVRLPDFTTYTLQITPQGTIYSAEQIYHLAKQLLLQKWHDGTPLRLIGVGLYQLYEGSRPLQEELFEDPYQKKRKIEQVVLALQKQGKQVFKAKNLETTTPSE; encoded by the coding sequence ATGAGTGACTTGGAACCTGTCATATTTCATGTAGATATGGATGCCTTCTATGCAGCGATTGAGGTACTCGACAACCCTGCCTACGCTGACACCTGCTTGCTCATAGGAGGCAACAGTTCCAGAGGGGTGGTTGCCACTGCAAGCTATGAGGCAAGAAAGTATGGCATCCACTCAGCTATGCCAATGGCACATGCACGCCGTCTTTGTCCCCACGCAGTGGTGGTAAAACCACGAATGGAGCGCTACAGCCAGGTCAGCATGCAAGTCATGGAGATCCTTAAGGAGTTTTCCTCTGATCTGCAACAGATCTCGATCGACGAAGCCTTCCTTGATATGACAGGAACAAGAAGATTGTTCGGTATCCCCCGTCAGGCAGGAATATTGCTGAAAGAACGAGTCAGGAAGAAGACAGGGCTGACCATTTCAGTGGGGATTGGCCCCAGCCGCTTCATTGCAAAAATGGCAAGTGACTATGATAAGCCAGACGGACTATGCAGGGTATCCCAAGGCAAGGAGATTGCCTTTATCGATGCAGTGGGTCTGCAAAAACTCTGGGGTGTGGGAAAGGTCACCCAAGCACTGCTTGCAAAGCACCACATCAGGACAACCGAAGAACTACGATCCTTTACCATGGACTCCCTACAATCACTGTTCGGGAAAAGCATGGGACACTTTCTCTATCTTGCCTGCAGGGGTATTGATCCTGGAATCTTTTCTGGTGAATCGAAAAGTCATTCCATCTCAACTGAGACAACCTTTGAAAGCGATATCTCCTCCCTTTCCATCCTGGAACAGACCCTGCTGTCCATGAGTCATGAGGTGATGTTTCGGGCATTGGAAGAGAAAAAAATCGGGCGGACCGTAGGAATCAAGGTGAGACTACCTGATTTCACTACCTACACGCTTCAGATTACCCCGCAGGGTACCATTTACAGTGCTGAACAGATTTATCATCTGGCAAAACAGCTCCTGTTGCAGAAATGGCATGACGGTACCCCTCTCAGACTGATTGGTGTTGGGTTATATCAACTCTATGAAGGCAGTCGTCCTCTGCAGGAAGAACTCTTCGAGGACCCCTATCAAAAAAAACGAAAGATTGAGCAGGTAGTGCTTGCTCTGCAGAAACAGGGCAAGCAGGTATTCAAAGCCAAGAATCTCGAAACGACTACTCCATCAGAGTAA
- a CDS encoding YbaN family protein, with amino-acid sequence MVRNKILRFILAFLGIISAVLGGIGVFLPVLPTTPFVLLAGLLFSFSSERLGGWLEQNRILGPYLKHYRKGTGIPKKAKVKALITLWIGMGITFYLVGKLPLIIMLATIATIVSIHIITIKPKHVEVAN; translated from the coding sequence TTGGTTAGAAATAAAATACTGCGTTTCATACTGGCCTTCTTAGGAATCATCTCAGCAGTGCTGGGAGGAATTGGTGTATTCCTGCCTGTTCTTCCTACCACTCCCTTCGTACTACTAGCAGGCCTTCTCTTCTCTTTTTCCAGTGAACGTCTAGGAGGCTGGTTGGAACAGAACAGGATTTTGGGTCCCTATCTCAAGCACTATCGTAAGGGGACAGGAATCCCAAAGAAAGCAAAAGTCAAAGCTCTTATAACGCTTTGGATAGGTATGGGAATCACGTTTTACCTTGTAGGAAAGCTTCCCTTGATCATCATGCTTGCAACCATTGCCACCATCGTCAGCATCCACATCATAACCATCAAACCCAAACACGTAGAGGTAGCGAACTAG
- a CDS encoding MFS transporter: MALLVVIYLAFISLGLPDGVLGSIWPVMQQSLDLPFWSAGLIGATSSIGTVVSALMSYRMTSRFGTGKVTLVSVTMTAVALLGFSFASSLPMLMLWAVPLGLGAGSVDSALNNYVALHYEARHMNWLHSFWGLGASAGPAVMGLALSLQLGYRSGYRILTLMQTLLVFALIASLSLWVDPKEKREGEHHAAHKKGLLRHKALPFALLSFFFYCALEISTGLWAVSYLVQVKQLLPSDAAFYGSLFFLGITVGRMASGFISYRLSNIQMIFLGLFLCLISIIALFYASLIFAGISLLLLGLGCAPIFPSLIHQTPRSFGPELSQRIIGLQMASAYIGSTVTPPLFGLVGSFVGLQWMPLLQGSILVLLVSSITILVLLTRNKEYSV, from the coding sequence ATGGCTCTTTTAGTGGTTATCTATCTTGCCTTTATCAGCCTTGGACTGCCTGATGGTGTATTGGGCAGCATCTGGCCGGTCATGCAACAATCACTCGATCTCCCGTTTTGGAGTGCTGGTCTTATCGGGGCAACATCTTCCATCGGCACGGTGGTATCAGCTCTTATGAGTTATCGGATGACCAGTCGATTTGGGACGGGAAAGGTGACCCTTGTCAGTGTAACGATGACAGCAGTAGCTCTTTTGGGATTCTCCTTTGCCTCATCGCTTCCTATGCTCATGCTGTGGGCAGTTCCCCTTGGGTTGGGTGCTGGTTCAGTTGACTCAGCGCTCAACAACTATGTTGCACTGCACTATGAGGCACGCCATATGAATTGGTTGCACTCATTTTGGGGCTTGGGAGCAAGTGCAGGCCCTGCAGTCATGGGACTTGCCCTCTCCTTGCAGCTTGGTTATCGAAGCGGGTATCGGATACTTACCCTGATGCAAACACTCCTGGTCTTTGCGTTGATAGCTTCTCTATCCCTCTGGGTGGACCCCAAGGAAAAAAGGGAAGGAGAGCATCATGCAGCCCATAAGAAGGGATTGCTTCGTCATAAGGCGCTTCCCTTTGCCTTGCTCTCTTTCTTCTTCTACTGTGCACTGGAAATTTCTACAGGACTTTGGGCGGTTAGTTACCTGGTTCAGGTAAAGCAGTTGCTTCCCTCCGATGCTGCCTTCTATGGGTCTCTGTTCTTCCTTGGGATAACTGTGGGAAGAATGGCAAGCGGTTTCATCAGTTACCGATTGAGCAATATCCAGATGATCTTCCTGGGATTGTTCCTCTGCCTTATCAGCATTATTGCCTTGTTCTATGCCTCCCTGATCTTTGCCGGAATCTCTCTCTTGTTGCTTGGTTTGGGATGTGCTCCCATATTCCCAAGCCTGATTCACCAAACCCCACGAAGTTTTGGACCTGAGTTGAGCCAGCGAATCATTGGCCTGCAGATGGCCAGTGCCTATATTGGAAGCACGGTCACCCCTCCACTGTTTGGGCTGGTTGGGTCTTTTGTGGGATTGCAGTGGATGCCCCTCCTGCAAGGAAGTATTCTGGTCTTGCTTGTCTCCAGCATCACCATCCTGGTGTTGCTTACCAGAAATAAGGAATACTCTGTCTAG
- a CDS encoding undecaprenyl-diphosphate phosphatase encodes MFQEGLKSLLLGIVQGITEWLPISSTGHLLLLDEVIHLSLGEGARELFFVIIQLASILAVIILYFSTLNPFTKGKDAKQKNETYILWLKVIIATIPAGVIGILIDDLMDTYLYRWEVVAIALFAYGLLYIVLEKGKWGKREHRVKELSEITYRDALSLGLFQMLALIPGTSRSGSTILGGIIIGLERSVAAKFSFFMAIPVMAGASLLKLIKLGLSYSTEEYLLIGIAFVASFLVSLLCIKALVAYVRRHDFSAFGYYRVALAVLVTIYFLTWGAA; translated from the coding sequence ATGTTTCAGGAAGGTTTGAAATCATTGCTTTTAGGAATTGTACAGGGGATTACTGAATGGCTTCCCATCAGCTCAACGGGACATCTTTTGCTGTTGGATGAAGTAATCCATCTCAGTTTGGGCGAGGGGGCAAGAGAGCTCTTCTTTGTCATCATTCAACTTGCATCGATACTTGCCGTGATTATCCTGTACTTCTCCACGTTGAACCCCTTTACCAAGGGTAAGGATGCCAAGCAGAAGAATGAGACATATATTCTCTGGTTGAAAGTGATCATTGCCACGATTCCTGCTGGAGTGATAGGAATCTTGATCGATGATCTGATGGACACCTACCTCTATCGATGGGAAGTGGTTGCTATTGCACTCTTTGCCTACGGCTTGCTCTATATTGTACTGGAGAAGGGGAAGTGGGGTAAAAGGGAGCACCGTGTAAAGGAGCTTTCCGAAATTACCTATCGTGATGCATTATCCCTTGGACTCTTCCAGATGCTTGCCCTGATCCCGGGAACCAGTAGAAGTGGTTCCACCATACTTGGCGGGATTATCATTGGTTTGGAACGGTCGGTGGCTGCAAAATTCTCATTCTTTATGGCTATACCGGTCATGGCAGGAGCTTCCCTCTTGAAATTGATCAAGTTGGGACTCAGCTACAGCACAGAGGAATACCTCCTGATAGGCATCGCTTTTGTTGCCTCCTTCCTTGTATCCCTGCTTTGTATCAAGGCATTGGTTGCTTATGTCCGTCGTCATGACTTCTCTGCCTTTGGCTATTACCGTGTTGCCCTTGCGGTTCTGGTAACGATCTATTTCCTTACTTGGGGAGCTGCTTGA